A stretch of DNA from Desulfosarcina ovata subsp. ovata:
AGCAAATGAGAAAGGATGGGCAGCAGCCGATGATCCGTGTTACCAAACAATCCGTTTTCATCCCGATGGCCTACGCGGTCCTTATGGTTATCCTCAACTGGGGTGTTTGCCACGGTGACGACACACAGACCTTGGTCATGGGCGCGCAGAAGGACTTCATGGCCGTCTATGAAGGCAAGCACCTGATATTCGAATCCCTGGCGTCACCCGATGCGGTCGGTCATATACAGCCCCAACTGGCGGAGTCATGGACGATCTCTCCGGACGCCAAGACCTGGACGTTTGTGATGAGAAAAGGTGTCCGGTATCACGACGGCGCGGCATTCAACGCCGCGTCCGCCAAATTCAATCTGCAGCGGGCAATGGTCGATGCATATTGGGCCAAATACGTCGACGACATCACGGTGCTCGATGAATTCATTTTGAAGGTGTCCTTGAATACCTGCTTTCCAACCTTCCTGCTGGATATGGCCGGGGTAGCGCAACCGGAGAGTTTCATCAGTCCGACCGCCGTGGATCCGTCCGGGGACCCGGCGGGCAGGATCGTCCAATACGCCGGTACCGGGCCATTTAAGCTCGCGGATTACCGCAAGGACCGGGATGCCACCCTGATCCGAAACCCGGACTATTGGGGCAAGCCCGCACTTCTGGATCGGATCGTCTGGACATATACCCCGGAACCGTATGCGCAGATCATGGCGTTGAAGGCCGGTGAACTCGATATCATCGGCGTTCCCGAGCACCACTCCAGCGTCCCCTTCATGAAGCTTGGAGAACTCTCTTCCAATCCGGAACTGGTCGTCACTACCCAGTCGTATGGCCGCTACCAGGTACTTGAATTCAACTGCCGTAAAGCGCCTTTTGACGATCAGCGCGCACGAAAGGCCTTGAATTGCGCTATTGACCGGGAGACCATGGTGCGCTCGCTCTTTGGTGATATCACCGATCCATGTGGTCTGATAACAGATCCCAAGTTTGTCTGGGGGCCGTCCAATATAAACGTCGGGTACCGCTACGATCCTGAAACAGCCGAACATCTGCTCCAGGAAGCCGGATGGGTCGATAACGACGGTGACGGTATCTTGGATAAGGATGGCCGGCCCTTCGACATTAATCTTCTTGTTACCACGGGAGAGGCCAATGGAGACATGATTGCGCTGGTGGTCCAGTCGCAATTGAAAAAAATGGGAATCCGGATGCGGATTGAGACATCCATGGATGGCACGGGCAAACAGATGAGCGGTACGTACGACCTGTTTCTGCACCACAGCGGATGCCTGCCTTCGATTCCGGGAGGCATCGGTATCGGAGGGAAATATTACTCGGCCGGCGGATGGCCGTACGCCTTTCATTCAAAGGCTCTTGACGAGCTGATCGAAGCGGCCTTTACCACCACCGCCCCCGTCAAGCAACGTCGCAAATGCGATGACATCTGGCGGCTGCTTCATGATGCCAATCCATGTATTCCGCTTTACGATGTGACCAAGGCCGTGGTCATGAATAAAAAGGTGAAGGGCTTTCGGCATGGGCCGACCATGTTCGACATGGACCTGACCGGGGTTTTCATCCACCCATGATTGCATTCATCCTGCGCAGATTGTTGCTTTCGATGGTTGTCATGCTGGGTGCGGCCATCTTGTCTTTCGCGCTGATCTCCCTTGCGCCGGGCAATGCCGCCGAATCGATCCTTTCAGCGGTTCGGGTAGATGA
This window harbors:
- a CDS encoding ABC transporter substrate-binding protein, with the translated sequence MIRVTKQSVFIPMAYAVLMVILNWGVCHGDDTQTLVMGAQKDFMAVYEGKHLIFESLASPDAVGHIQPQLAESWTISPDAKTWTFVMRKGVRYHDGAAFNAASAKFNLQRAMVDAYWAKYVDDITVLDEFILKVSLNTCFPTFLLDMAGVAQPESFISPTAVDPSGDPAGRIVQYAGTGPFKLADYRKDRDATLIRNPDYWGKPALLDRIVWTYTPEPYAQIMALKAGELDIIGVPEHHSSVPFMKLGELSSNPELVVTTQSYGRYQVLEFNCRKAPFDDQRARKALNCAIDRETMVRSLFGDITDPCGLITDPKFVWGPSNINVGYRYDPETAEHLLQEAGWVDNDGDGILDKDGRPFDINLLVTTGEANGDMIALVVQSQLKKMGIRMRIETSMDGTGKQMSGTYDLFLHHSGCLPSIPGGIGIGGKYYSAGGWPYAFHSKALDELIEAAFTTTAPVKQRRKCDDIWRLLHDANPCIPLYDVTKAVVMNKKVKGFRHGPTMFDMDLTGVFIHP